From Domibacillus sp. DTU_2020_1001157_1_SI_ALB_TIR_016, a single genomic window includes:
- the sigG gene encoding RNA polymerase sporulation sigma factor SigG, giving the protein MARNKVVLCGVDTSTLPVLTNPEMKVLFVKYQNGDKEAREELVTGNLRLVLSVIQRFNHRNEQADDLFQVGCIGLMKSIDNFDLSHNVRFSTYAVPMIIGEIRRYLRDNNPIRVSRSLRDIAYKALQARERLTAERSVEPAAEDIAREINVPKEEMVFALDAIQDPVSLFEPVFQDGGDPIYMMDQISDGKDREKEWVDTMTVTDELSKLSDRERMIIEKRFFTGRTQMEVADEIGISQAQVSRLEKGAIKQMKKKING; this is encoded by the coding sequence ATGGCCCGAAATAAAGTTGTTCTGTGCGGCGTCGACACATCGACGCTCCCTGTATTAACAAATCCTGAGATGAAAGTGCTGTTTGTAAAATACCAAAATGGGGATAAAGAAGCCCGTGAAGAACTGGTTACTGGAAATTTACGCCTCGTTTTAAGTGTAATTCAACGATTTAACCACCGTAATGAACAAGCCGATGACTTGTTTCAAGTAGGCTGCATCGGTTTGATGAAATCCATTGATAATTTTGATTTAAGCCACAATGTCCGCTTTTCCACTTATGCGGTTCCCATGATTATCGGTGAAATCCGACGGTATCTGAGGGATAATAATCCTATTCGAGTATCACGCTCGCTGCGTGACATTGCTTATAAAGCTTTGCAGGCAAGAGAAAGGCTGACAGCCGAACGGTCTGTTGAGCCGGCAGCGGAAGACATTGCACGTGAAATCAATGTACCCAAAGAAGAAATGGTTTTTGCTCTTGATGCGATTCAAGATCCCGTTTCATTGTTTGAACCCGTTTTCCAGGACGGAGGCGATCCTATTTACATGATGGATCAAATCAGCGACGGAAAAGACAGGGAAAAAGAATGGGTAGATACAATGACGGTGACCGATGAGCTGAGTAAATTATCAGACCGGGAACGAATGATTATCGAAAAACGCTTTTTTACCGGACGTACTCAGATGGAAGTAGCAGATGAAATCGGTATTTCTCAAGCACAGGTATCCCGGCTCGAAAAAGGGGCCATCAAACAAATGAAAAAGAAAATAAATGGTTAA
- the spoVE gene encoding stage V sporulation protein E — protein MRGVAAVSTRGTDKLFLLLVLLLTGSGLLMVASAGEVWGQFNYGNSFYFVERQAVFAAVGIVVMTVFSRFDYRIFKTYSKHALIVAFLLLIAVLIPGIGMVRNGSQSWIGVGSLSFQPSEWMKMALVFYLASILSERKKTIHLFWKGLFFPLSVIGAAFGLIMLQPDLGTAAVMGGTAFLLLFSAGAPIRFFITIGVTAVIGLVGLIASAPYRMKRITAYLDPWSDPLGSGFQIIQSLYAVGPGGLFGHGYGESRQKYYYLPEPQTDFIFAIWSEETGFLGAVWIILLFFLLIWRGVYIAMRIDDPFGMLLVFGLTAMISLQSFINLGVVVGLLPVTGVTLPFLSYGGSSLTMTLALAGIVLSASRHMR, from the coding sequence ATGAGAGGGGTGGCTGCTGTTTCTACTCGTGGAACGGACAAACTGTTTTTGCTGCTTGTCTTGTTGTTAACAGGAAGCGGCCTTCTGATGGTCGCAAGCGCTGGAGAAGTATGGGGGCAATTTAACTATGGGAATTCTTTTTATTTTGTAGAAAGACAAGCCGTATTTGCTGCAGTCGGGATCGTGGTGATGACGGTATTCTCACGCTTTGATTATAGAATTTTCAAGACCTATTCAAAGCATGCGCTTATCGTCGCATTTCTGCTGCTGATCGCTGTGCTAATTCCAGGGATTGGGATGGTGCGCAACGGGTCACAAAGCTGGATTGGCGTAGGTTCTTTGTCCTTCCAGCCCTCTGAGTGGATGAAGATGGCTCTTGTTTTTTATCTGGCATCCATCCTGTCTGAACGAAAGAAAACCATTCACTTATTTTGGAAAGGGCTCTTTTTCCCGCTTTCTGTTATCGGGGCTGCTTTTGGCTTAATTATGCTGCAGCCGGATCTTGGAACAGCAGCCGTTATGGGGGGAACTGCTTTTCTTTTGCTGTTCAGTGCGGGAGCACCGATTCGCTTTTTTATTACGATCGGTGTAACAGCAGTGATTGGATTGGTTGGACTGATTGCATCGGCACCCTATCGAATGAAACGTATTACGGCTTATTTGGATCCATGGTCGGATCCGCTTGGAAGTGGGTTTCAAATTATTCAGTCTCTTTATGCAGTTGGACCGGGTGGGCTTTTTGGGCATGGCTACGGAGAAAGCCGGCAGAAATATTACTATCTTCCTGAACCGCAGACTGATTTTATTTTTGCCATATGGTCAGAAGAAACGGGCTTTCTTGGTGCTGTATGGATTATTCTTTTATTTTTCCTGCTTATTTGGCGCGGAGTATATATTGCCATGCGGATTGACGATCCATTTGGCATGCTGCTCGTTTTCGGCTTGACGGCTATGATCAGCCTGCAGTCTTTTATTAACCTTGGGGTCGTAGTAGGACTCCTTCCAGTAACAGGGGTAACCCTGCCGTTTTTAAGCTACGGAGGCTCTTCTTTAACTATGACACTGGCATTGGCGGGAATTGTTTTAAGTGCAAGCCGTCATATGCGGTAG
- a CDS encoding YggS family pyridoxal phosphate-dependent enzyme, with protein MKVSENVKSIKQRIEEAARRSGRQAEDVQIIAVTKYVTTARAQEAVEAGITHLGENRAEGLNEKYESIGDRAVWHFIGSLQTRKVKSIIHQADFIHSLDRASLAKEINSRAEKPVQCFVQVNVSGEESKQGLTPDEVIPFIQSLHIYEKIRVCGLMTMAPLTEDRDVLRSCFRKLALCKEEVAALNLPYAPCQELSMGMSNDFEIAVEEGATMIRIGTALVGE; from the coding sequence ATGAAAGTTAGTGAAAATGTAAAAAGCATTAAACAGCGGATTGAAGAAGCGGCCCGCCGGTCAGGCCGGCAGGCGGAAGATGTGCAGATTATCGCCGTCACAAAATACGTGACAACGGCCCGCGCCCAGGAAGCAGTGGAAGCGGGTATTACACATCTTGGTGAAAACCGGGCCGAAGGGCTAAATGAAAAGTATGAAAGTATTGGAGATCGTGCCGTATGGCATTTTATCGGGTCTCTGCAGACAAGAAAAGTAAAGTCAATTATTCACCAGGCTGATTTTATTCATTCACTTGACCGGGCATCGCTCGCTAAAGAAATAAACAGCCGTGCTGAAAAACCTGTCCAATGTTTTGTACAGGTAAATGTATCAGGCGAAGAGTCAAAGCAAGGGCTGACACCGGATGAAGTCATTCCATTTATTCAATCGCTTCACATCTACGAAAAAATTCGCGTGTGCGGCTTGATGACAATGGCTCCGCTGACAGAAGACCGTGATGTTCTGCGGTCCTGCTTTCGGAAGCTTGCTTTATGCAAAGAAGAAGTGGCAGCATTAAACCTTCCCTATGCCCCGTGCCAGGAGCTATCGATGGGCATGAGCAATGATTTTGAAATAGCTGTAGAAGAAGGAGCTACAATGATTCGTATTGGCACGGCGCTTGTTGGAGAGTAA
- a CDS encoding cell division protein FtsQ/DivIB: MTKEKIISIEDRIPKLKQIRKKKANRRLLFLLSLFFALILLVVYLQSPLSKVADIHVQGNSLVTKQEVIEKSGLVKGSSIWAAGKGRAEEALLKDDRIKKAEVTIGFPNDLMISVEEHNEIAYAAQKGGLYPILQNGKILSQPLSGAPLQLPILYNFKEGKALDLFTKAAQTLPNEVYNTISEVYYDPKKNNSLHIKAFMTDGFEVSATLSTFAEKMVYYPSISTQLNPDVKGVIDIEVGSYFKAYDPAQQQELAEEAEEEAAGETTEETTEETTQEAETP, encoded by the coding sequence ATGACAAAGGAAAAAATCATTTCAATTGAGGATCGCATTCCAAAGCTGAAACAAATCAGAAAAAAGAAAGCGAACCGCCGGCTGCTGTTTTTACTATCTTTGTTTTTCGCGCTTATTCTTCTTGTTGTATATCTGCAGTCTCCCTTAAGCAAAGTGGCAGACATTCACGTGCAGGGAAACAGTCTTGTGACAAAGCAGGAAGTAATTGAGAAAAGCGGGCTTGTAAAAGGAAGCAGCATTTGGGCAGCCGGGAAGGGAAGGGCAGAAGAAGCTCTTTTAAAAGACGACCGCATTAAAAAAGCGGAGGTTACAATTGGGTTCCCAAATGATTTAATGATTTCAGTGGAAGAGCATAATGAAATTGCTTACGCTGCTCAAAAAGGCGGGTTGTACCCTATTCTTCAAAATGGAAAAATTTTAAGCCAGCCTCTGAGCGGTGCACCATTACAGCTTCCGATTTTGTATAACTTCAAAGAAGGAAAGGCGCTCGATTTGTTTACAAAAGCAGCCCAAACACTTCCGAATGAAGTGTATAATACAATTTCTGAAGTGTACTATGATCCAAAGAAAAATAACTCTCTTCATATAAAGGCGTTTATGACAGATGGGTTTGAAGTATCTGCCACTCTCTCCACATTTGCTGAGAAAATGGTTTACTATCCTTCCATTTCTACGCAGCTTAATCCCGATGTAAAAGGTGTAATCGACATCGAAGTTGGTTCGTATTTTAAAGCCTATGATCCAGCTCAGCAGCAGGAACTAGCGGAAGAAGCCGAAGAGGAAGCAGCAGGAGAAACAACAGAGGAAACTACAGAGGAAACAACACAAGAAGCAGAGACGCCATAA
- the ftsA gene encoding cell division protein FtsA translates to MNNNEILVSLDIGTSAIKVIIGEMVNDSLNIIGVGNVKSKGIRKGAVVDIDDTVYSIKKAIEQAERMVGLEIGSVIVGIAANHAILHPCNGVVAVSSENREITSEDVIRVKDAAQVMSIPPDREIVNVIAKQFIVDGFDEINDPRGMLGVRLEMEGIIVTGSRTFLHNTLRCVERAGLEINEIVLQPLASGEIALSMDEKNLGTVLVDIGGGSTTISYFRDGYIQQTSVLPVGGDHITKDLSIGLRTSTEEAEGIKIKHGHAFYDLASEEEVFSVPVIGSDQHDQFNQLEISEIIEARLEELFMMVVEELRQSGIHDIPGGFVLTGGSSAMNGILDLAQDVFQNRVRVAIPDYIGVREPQFTTSVGLIKYAYKNARLTGRKLSESNQAAPAAKEVRRERQEVKQEPKPVKKEQPHDGEEKGVKGKMKRLFGYFFEE, encoded by the coding sequence ATGAATAATAATGAAATTTTAGTAAGTCTCGACATCGGTACATCCGCGATTAAAGTGATTATTGGCGAAATGGTTAATGATTCTTTAAATATAATTGGTGTCGGAAATGTAAAATCAAAAGGCATTCGAAAAGGAGCGGTCGTCGATATTGACGATACCGTTTATTCGATTAAAAAAGCGATTGAGCAGGCGGAGCGTATGGTAGGCCTAGAGATTGGCTCCGTGATTGTTGGTATTGCTGCCAACCACGCCATTTTGCACCCGTGCAATGGCGTTGTAGCTGTTTCAAGCGAAAATCGGGAGATTACAAGTGAAGACGTGATCCGGGTCAAAGATGCGGCACAAGTGATGTCTATTCCACCCGACCGGGAAATTGTTAATGTAATTGCCAAACAATTTATTGTAGATGGCTTTGATGAAATTAATGATCCCCGCGGTATGCTCGGTGTACGTCTTGAAATGGAAGGGATCATCGTAACAGGTTCAAGAACATTTTTACATAACACGCTGCGCTGTGTAGAGCGTGCGGGTCTTGAGATTAATGAAATTGTTCTGCAGCCGCTTGCGAGTGGAGAAATCGCTTTATCCATGGATGAGAAAAATCTAGGCACTGTACTAGTCGACATCGGTGGCGGCTCCACGACAATTTCTTACTTTAGAGATGGCTATATTCAGCAGACCTCTGTCCTGCCTGTTGGCGGCGATCACATTACGAAAGATTTATCCATTGGTCTGCGTACGTCAACAGAGGAAGCCGAAGGAATTAAAATTAAGCATGGACATGCTTTTTATGATTTAGCTTCTGAAGAAGAAGTGTTCAGTGTTCCGGTGATTGGCAGTGACCAGCATGATCAATTTAACCAGCTTGAAATTTCAGAAATTATCGAGGCAAGACTGGAAGAATTGTTTATGATGGTCGTGGAAGAACTTCGCCAGTCGGGTATTCATGATATTCCAGGTGGATTTGTTTTAACCGGCGGATCATCCGCAATGAATGGCATTCTTGATTTAGCACAGGATGTATTTCAAAATCGTGTACGCGTTGCGATTCCTGATTATATCGGTGTACGTGAGCCGCAATTTACAACGTCTGTAGGCCTGATCAAGTATGCATATAAAAATGCCCGGTTAACGGGACGGAAATTAAGTGAGTCCAATCAAGCGGCTCCGGCGGCGAAAGAAGTTAGAAGAGAGCGCCAGGAAGTCAAGCAGGAACCGAAGCCTGTGAAAAAAGAGCAGCCGCATGACGGAGAAGAAAAAGGCGTCAAAGGAAAAATGAAAAGACTTTTCGGGTACTTCTTTGAAGAATAG
- the sigE gene encoding RNA polymerase sporulation sigma factor SigE, with amino-acid sequence MRQVKTKWMYVMYNMIQKAGLKSKAIYYIGGSEALPPPLTRDEEAHLLTKLPSGDKAVRAMLIERNLRLVVYIARKFENTGIHIEDLISIGAIGLIKAVNTFDPEKKIKLATYASRCIENEILMYLRRNNKIRSEISFDEPLNIDWDGNELLLSDVLGTESDIITKGIEEEVDKHLVAEALEDLEGREKQIIEMRFGLNGQEERTQKDVADLLGISQSYISRLEKKIIGRLKKELNKLR; translated from the coding sequence ATGCGGCAGGTAAAAACGAAATGGATGTACGTAATGTATAATATGATTCAAAAAGCCGGGCTTAAATCCAAGGCGATTTACTATATCGGCGGCAGTGAAGCACTTCCACCGCCGCTTACACGTGACGAAGAAGCGCATCTTTTAACAAAGCTGCCTTCTGGAGACAAAGCCGTACGCGCTATGCTGATTGAGCGAAATCTGCGCCTTGTTGTGTATATTGCCCGGAAGTTTGAAAACACTGGCATTCATATTGAAGATCTCATTAGCATTGGAGCGATCGGACTTATTAAAGCGGTAAACACTTTTGATCCCGAAAAGAAAATCAAGCTTGCGACTTATGCGTCCCGCTGTATTGAAAATGAGATCTTAATGTACCTGCGCCGCAATAATAAAATCCGTTCGGAAATCTCATTTGACGAACCGCTTAACATCGATTGGGACGGGAACGAACTGCTTTTATCTGACGTGCTGGGGACCGAAAGTGATATTATCACAAAAGGCATTGAAGAAGAAGTGGACAAACACCTTGTAGCAGAAGCACTTGAAGACTTAGAAGGCCGTGAAAAACAAATTATTGAAATGCGGTTTGGACTGAATGGACAGGAAGAAAGAACACAAAAAGATGTGGCAGATTTGCTCGGAATCTCACAGTCTTATATTTCACGGCTAGAGAAAAAAATTATCGGAAGACTAAAAAAGGAACTCAATAAACTGCGCTGA
- the murG gene encoding undecaprenyldiphospho-muramoylpentapeptide beta-N-acetylglucosaminyltransferase, giving the protein MKIVVSGGGTGGHIYPALALIRMIKKKHPDTSFLYIGTEKGLESKLVVREGIPFQSIDITGFRRAVSFENVKTVMRFLKGVNDCKKMLKEFQPDVVIGTGGYVCGPVVYAAAKMGIPSIVHEQNSVPGLTNKFLSKYVDKVAVCFDAAKTHFPAAKTVLTGNPRASEVIEASGAGVLQKYGFTPDRKTVLIFGGSRGARPINDAVIGALNNLADRSYQVLYVTGDVHYERVSTELQTAGKPDNVAVEPFIHNMPDVLAACDLVVARAGATTLAELTALGIPSILIPSPYVTNNHQEKNARSLTDQDAAVLLLEKDLTGALLVKELDAILMNEPRLGKMKEQAKRLGIPDAADRLYNVMVELTERTSRSS; this is encoded by the coding sequence TTGAAAATAGTAGTCAGCGGCGGAGGAACGGGCGGACATATTTACCCGGCACTCGCACTTATTCGAATGATTAAAAAGAAACACCCGGACACATCGTTCCTGTACATCGGAACAGAAAAAGGACTAGAATCCAAGCTTGTTGTACGGGAAGGGATTCCCTTTCAATCAATCGACATTACTGGATTCCGCCGGGCAGTTTCATTTGAAAACGTGAAAACGGTTATGCGCTTTTTAAAAGGCGTTAACGACTGTAAAAAAATGCTAAAAGAATTTCAGCCGGATGTTGTGATTGGTACAGGCGGCTATGTATGCGGACCAGTCGTGTATGCAGCTGCGAAAATGGGAATCCCTTCAATTGTCCATGAACAGAACAGCGTGCCGGGACTGACAAATAAATTTCTAAGCAAGTATGTGGATAAAGTGGCGGTTTGTTTTGACGCAGCAAAAACACACTTTCCGGCAGCAAAAACCGTTCTTACCGGTAATCCTAGAGCTTCCGAAGTAATCGAAGCGAGCGGGGCGGGTGTACTGCAAAAGTACGGGTTTACACCTGACCGAAAAACCGTTCTTATTTTTGGGGGAAGCCGCGGCGCCCGTCCTATTAATGATGCGGTAATCGGGGCGTTGAACAACTTGGCGGACCGCAGCTACCAGGTGCTGTATGTCACGGGTGATGTTCATTATGAACGCGTTTCGACGGAGCTGCAGACTGCAGGGAAGCCTGATAATGTGGCGGTTGAGCCGTTTATTCATAACATGCCGGATGTGCTGGCTGCTTGTGATCTGGTGGTAGCAAGAGCAGGGGCCACTACCCTTGCAGAGCTGACAGCGCTCGGTATTCCGTCCATTTTAATTCCAAGTCCATACGTAACAAATAATCATCAAGAGAAAAATGCACGCTCTCTAACGGACCAGGACGCAGCAGTGCTGCTGCTTGAAAAAGATTTAACGGGCGCGTTGCTCGTGAAAGAGTTGGATGCTATCCTGATGAATGAGCCGCGGCTCGGCAAAATGAAAGAACAAGCAAAACGTTTGGGCATTCCGGATGCGGCAGATCGTTTATATAATGTAATGGTGGAATTAACAGAAAGAACCAGCCGTTCATCTTGA
- the pgeF gene encoding peptidoglycan editing factor PgeF, translating into MTKKRACGTLKENEREHAMTEPFKKSNDGLFHLEKWELEEPGLVAGFTSKAGGTGRYNGLNMAFHVQEEASFVQENRKNTAKLIDFPTAGWVGCEQTHEVHIAHVSKRDAGRGALDYETALPATDGLYSEDAGVLLTLCYADCVPLFFLDRAAKRIGTAHAGWKSAVGGIGPKMLEKWKQQGSRLQDVEAAIGPSICGSCYKVGAAVAEEVRKWYHPGEKLPLSPVPDEADTYFFSLQDFNKDLLIKAGLPPENIYVTSLCSSCSPDFFSHRRDLGSTGRMMGYIGWKEGKHES; encoded by the coding sequence GTGACGAAAAAGAGGGCATGTGGTACACTAAAAGAAAATGAGCGGGAGCATGCCATGACAGAACCTTTTAAAAAATCGAATGACGGTTTATTTCATCTGGAAAAGTGGGAGCTGGAAGAACCAGGTCTTGTGGCTGGATTTACGTCGAAAGCTGGCGGAACCGGCCGCTATAATGGCTTGAACATGGCTTTTCATGTGCAAGAGGAAGCTTCTTTTGTTCAGGAAAATCGAAAAAATACAGCCAAATTAATTGATTTTCCGACAGCTGGCTGGGTTGGGTGTGAACAAACACATGAGGTGCACATTGCTCATGTGTCAAAGAGGGATGCCGGCAGGGGCGCACTAGATTACGAAACGGCCCTGCCGGCAACTGATGGACTGTACAGCGAGGATGCTGGTGTGCTCCTTACTCTTTGTTATGCGGATTGTGTACCTCTTTTTTTTCTTGACCGGGCAGCGAAGCGCATTGGTACGGCCCACGCCGGCTGGAAGAGTGCAGTTGGCGGAATAGGGCCGAAGATGCTTGAGAAATGGAAGCAGCAAGGCAGCCGCCTGCAGGATGTTGAAGCAGCCATTGGCCCTTCTATTTGTGGATCATGCTACAAAGTGGGAGCGGCTGTGGCAGAAGAAGTACGGAAATGGTATCATCCGGGAGAAAAGCTTCCGCTCTCTCCCGTGCCGGATGAAGCAGATACGTATTTTTTCTCCCTGCAGGATTTTAACAAAGACCTTTTAATCAAAGCAGGACTCCCGCCGGAAAATATTTATGTAACATCCTTATGTTCAAGCTGCTCCCCGGACTTTTTTTCTCATCGGCGTGACCTGGGGAGTACGGGCAGAATGATGGGTTATATCGGCTGGAAGGAAGGGAAACATGAAAGTTAG
- a CDS encoding sigma-E processing peptidase SpoIIGA, translated as MAGYAEGIIFFNFAADALLLFVTGKLSGRTFRMPRLLAASLAGTIPVCIYLAAGPTGLLHKSLTVIMPVFMIRIAFQTTGIKSLVSMVLTFYFTVFLTGGILFGFQSMYRQYADAGKWSLIFFFIVSVAISFYFIQRRLLGLNASRRVISQTVPVSFTLCGINWSGHGLIDTGNALCDPISKKEVAVCQIQPSEEWPEALFKEDISDLLHLPDAWTEKLVWVPSKSIHAESRLLASFRTDSFTIWINGKKQETNRALVTFTDKMLSDDEAFACILHPNMVRE; from the coding sequence TTGGCCGGTTACGCAGAAGGGATTATTTTTTTTAATTTTGCTGCGGATGCACTGCTTCTTTTCGTAACAGGAAAGCTGAGCGGGCGTACATTCAGGATGCCCCGGCTGCTTGCGGCTTCGTTAGCTGGAACCATCCCCGTATGTATCTATTTAGCAGCAGGCCCGACCGGACTTTTGCATAAATCGCTGACGGTCATTATGCCTGTATTCATGATTCGTATTGCGTTTCAAACAACCGGCATAAAAAGCCTTGTTTCTATGGTTCTTACCTTTTACTTTACCGTTTTTTTAACAGGCGGCATTTTATTCGGATTTCAATCCATGTACAGGCAATATGCCGATGCGGGAAAATGGTCTCTCATATTCTTTTTTATTGTATCAGTGGCCATTTCCTTTTACTTTATTCAACGCCGTTTATTAGGTTTAAATGCTTCAAGGCGGGTAATCAGCCAGACAGTTCCTGTTTCTTTTACACTTTGCGGAATTAATTGGTCAGGGCACGGATTGATTGATACAGGCAATGCACTGTGTGATCCTATTTCAAAAAAAGAAGTGGCAGTCTGCCAGATTCAGCCCTCTGAGGAGTGGCCCGAAGCACTTTTTAAAGAAGACATCAGTGATCTGCTCCATCTTCCGGACGCTTGGACTGAAAAACTCGTTTGGGTACCATCAAAATCTATTCATGCTGAAAGCAGGCTGCTTGCCTCCTTCCGTACAGACAGCTTTACTATATGGATAAATGGAAAAAAACAAGAAACGAACAGGGCGCTTGTCACGTTTACGGACAAGATGTTATCGGATGACGAAGCATTTGCGTGCATCCTGCATCCGAATATGGTTCGGGAATGA
- a CDS encoding YlmC/YmxH family sporulation protein — translation MRISEFQLKDIVNVTNGKKLGRLADIELNNATGAISALIIEQSGKKFGLFGREEELVIPWMHIVKIGGDVILVRHSDTEPKEEER, via the coding sequence ATGCGAATTTCAGAATTCCAGCTCAAAGATATCGTCAATGTTACAAACGGAAAAAAGCTTGGCCGGCTGGCTGATATTGAGTTAAATAACGCAACGGGTGCTATATCCGCTCTTATCATTGAACAAAGCGGAAAAAAATTTGGTTTATTCGGCAGGGAAGAAGAATTGGTGATTCCCTGGATGCATATTGTAAAAATCGGCGGTGACGTTATTTTAGTCCGCCATAGTGACACCGAACCGAAAGAGGAAGAACGGTGA
- the ftsZ gene encoding cell division protein FtsZ, protein MLEFDTSLDSLATIKVIGVGGGGNNAVNRMIEHGVQGVDFIAVNTDAQALNLSKAEVKMQIGNKLTRGLGAGANPEVGKKAAEESKEQIEEALKGADMVFVTAGMGGGTGTGAAPVIAQIAKDLGALTVGVVTRPFTFEGRKRATQAAGGIESMKAAVDTLIVIPNDRLLEIVDKSTPMLEAFREADNVLRQGVQGISDLIATPGLINLDFADVKTIMSNKGSALMGIGVASGENRAVEAAKKAISSPLLEKAIDGAQGVLMNITGGTNLSLYEVQEAADIVSSASDQDVNMIFGSVINENLKEEIVVTVIATGFKEVPGEAGQQVRPGLGQVKPQPSQPASQQQQPKSRELKREDAPAPEQPMRQHQQPSADDTLDIPTFLRNRNRRR, encoded by the coding sequence ATGCTGGAATTTGATACAAGTTTAGATTCGTTGGCAACGATTAAAGTTATCGGCGTAGGCGGTGGCGGTAACAATGCCGTTAACCGAATGATTGAGCACGGAGTGCAGGGAGTAGACTTTATTGCCGTCAATACGGATGCGCAAGCTCTTAATTTGTCAAAAGCAGAAGTGAAAATGCAAATCGGCAACAAGCTGACGCGCGGATTAGGTGCCGGTGCTAACCCTGAGGTTGGAAAAAAAGCGGCCGAAGAAAGCAAAGAGCAAATTGAAGAAGCGCTTAAAGGCGCTGACATGGTGTTCGTAACAGCTGGTATGGGCGGAGGCACAGGAACAGGTGCGGCTCCGGTTATTGCGCAAATTGCAAAAGATCTTGGCGCCCTGACAGTAGGGGTTGTGACACGTCCATTTACATTCGAAGGCCGTAAGCGTGCTACGCAGGCAGCTGGTGGAATCGAATCAATGAAAGCGGCAGTAGATACATTAATTGTCATTCCAAATGACCGCCTGCTTGAAATTGTCGACAAAAGCACACCAATGCTTGAAGCATTCCGTGAAGCAGACAATGTTCTTCGCCAAGGGGTACAGGGTATCTCTGACTTGATCGCAACACCGGGTTTAATCAACTTAGACTTTGCCGATGTAAAAACTATTATGTCGAACAAAGGTTCTGCTTTGATGGGAATCGGGGTTGCTTCGGGTGAAAACCGCGCAGTGGAAGCGGCGAAAAAAGCCATTTCCAGTCCATTGCTTGAAAAAGCCATTGACGGCGCGCAAGGTGTGCTAATGAACATTACCGGCGGCACAAACTTAAGTCTTTATGAAGTACAGGAAGCAGCTGATATTGTATCTTCAGCTTCAGACCAAGACGTAAATATGATCTTCGGTTCTGTTATTAATGAAAATTTAAAAGAAGAAATTGTCGTTACAGTCATTGCGACCGGTTTTAAAGAGGTGCCAGGTGAAGCAGGTCAGCAGGTTCGTCCAGGTCTTGGCCAAGTAAAACCACAGCCTTCGCAGCCAGCTTCGCAACAGCAGCAGCCAAAATCGCGTGAACTGAAGCGTGAAGATGCGCCGGCGCCAGAGCAGCCAATGCGCCAGCATCAACAGCCTTCAGCGGATGATACGTTGGATATTCCTACATTTTTACGTAACCGCAATAGAAGAAGATAA